One window from the genome of Pedobacter schmidteae encodes:
- a CDS encoding RagB/SusD family nutrient uptake outer membrane protein, protein MRFIYFFLTLLVITTASSCKKFLETEPTDFFSPATYYTDEEHLNFGLAGVYDMLGSTKLYGAQLHTRHNFEADEGFYNANTQLTGPSVHNYTANDPEIRDFWRYLYIGVTRANAFLQSIDRNPEIPQGVRDRVRGETLFLRGYYYFLLVQNFGGVPLVLNPTTSPDDIDIPKSTEKEVYDQIIADMEKAEELVDPIQKIGFGGRVSKSAVRGILARVCLNMAGEPVKDISKFERASYWAKKVINDTEAGHRLNPDFSDIFIKYAADQYDYKESIWEVEFFGNNTDANQEGGYVGSWIGIRNTGNNTIGYGFGRILVTGKLYRTYEKDDLRKDWSITNFNYNAAGAEVLWPANPDPKDQYNRYPAKYRRKYEVVLPKAAQQTPINFPLLRYADVLLMYAEAENEVNSGPTAAALDAINQVRRRGFGYLLTNNPTNPAHDIPSGLSKFDFFKVIVDERSRELCFEALRRADLVRWGMFVETMKETLAMMNNDLITTDAWKSLTFKNASSRHVIYPTPTYELELNKKLIQHPLWR, encoded by the coding sequence ATGAGATTTATATATTTTTTTCTAACCTTGCTGGTCATCACCACCGCAAGTTCATGTAAAAAGTTTCTGGAAACAGAACCTACAGATTTTTTCTCGCCAGCTACTTATTATACCGACGAGGAGCATCTAAATTTTGGTTTGGCAGGAGTTTACGACATGCTGGGCTCAACAAAATTATATGGTGCACAACTACATACCCGGCATAACTTTGAAGCAGACGAAGGTTTCTATAATGCGAATACCCAGCTTACGGGGCCATCTGTACATAACTATACGGCAAACGATCCTGAAATCAGAGACTTCTGGCGTTACCTGTATATTGGTGTTACCCGGGCAAATGCCTTTCTGCAATCTATAGACCGGAACCCCGAGATACCTCAAGGTGTAAGAGACCGCGTTCGCGGAGAAACGCTGTTTCTGAGAGGGTACTATTACTTCTTACTGGTCCAGAATTTCGGCGGCGTACCCCTGGTTCTTAACCCTACCACCAGTCCGGATGATATAGACATCCCTAAGAGTACAGAAAAAGAAGTATACGACCAAATCATAGCCGATATGGAAAAAGCTGAGGAACTGGTTGATCCAATCCAAAAAATAGGATTTGGGGGCAGGGTAAGTAAATCTGCCGTCCGCGGAATACTGGCCAGGGTATGTTTAAATATGGCTGGTGAGCCTGTCAAAGACATCAGCAAATTTGAAAGGGCTTCCTATTGGGCAAAGAAAGTTATAAACGATACGGAAGCAGGCCATCGGTTAAATCCTGATTTTAGCGATATTTTTATCAAATACGCGGCAGACCAGTACGACTACAAGGAAAGCATCTGGGAAGTAGAATTCTTTGGCAACAATACGGACGCCAATCAGGAAGGCGGTTATGTTGGCTCCTGGATTGGCATCAGGAATACGGGAAACAATACTATAGGTTATGGTTTCGGACGTATTCTGGTGACAGGAAAGTTATACAGGACCTATGAAAAAGACGACCTGAGAAAAGACTGGAGCATCACTAACTTTAATTACAATGCTGCCGGAGCTGAAGTTTTATGGCCGGCAAATCCAGATCCTAAGGATCAATACAACCGCTACCCCGCCAAATACAGAAGGAAATATGAAGTTGTATTGCCAAAGGCTGCCCAGCAAACGCCTATCAATTTTCCTCTTTTACGCTATGCAGATGTATTGTTAATGTACGCCGAAGCGGAAAATGAAGTAAACAGCGGCCCAACAGCTGCAGCATTGGATGCCATCAACCAGGTAAGGAGAAGAGGTTTTGGCTATCTCTTGACCAACAACCCTACCAATCCGGCGCATGACATCCCATCCGGATTAAGCAAATTCGATTTTTTTAAAGTGATAGTCGACGAAAGGTCGAGAGAACTATGTTTTGAAGCTTTGAGAAGGGCCGATCTTGTTAGATGGGGAATGTTTGTGGAAACCATGAAAGAAACACTTGCCATGATGAACAACGATCTGATTACCACTGATGCCTGGAAAAGTTTAACCTTCAAAAATGCATCCAGCAGACATGTCATTTATCCTACACCAACATACGAATTGGAGTTGAACAAAAAGCTAATCCAGCATCCATTATGGAGGTAA
- a CDS encoding carboxypeptidase regulatory-like domain-containing protein has protein sequence MKRSSMVMMTGLLLSLLAFTFIKSGNIQGKVLPADGALEVQAIMGTDTLRTALNNGSFIFKNIKTGTYAILLKGNMPYKDTTVKNVAVIDSTTTDIGLIRLAQ, from the coding sequence ATGAAGAGATCAAGTATGGTAATGATGACAGGCTTGTTACTAAGCCTGCTTGCATTTACCTTTATAAAATCAGGAAATATTCAGGGCAAAGTGCTCCCTGCAGATGGGGCCTTGGAAGTGCAGGCCATTATGGGTACAGACACTTTACGAACAGCCTTGAACAACGGCAGTTTTATATTCAAAAATATTAAAACAGGGACATATGCTATTTTGCTGAAAGGGAATATGCCTTATAAAGATACCACCGTAAAAAATGTGGCGGTAATTGACAGCACAACAACTGATATAGGCTTGATTCGTTTGGCGCAGTAA
- the pnuC gene encoding nicotinamide riboside transporter PnuC — protein sequence MLLDASSFFQLIADQFKHTTWPEWLGVITGFICIYLAAKENILSWPISIISVVAYAWVFFEARMYGDMALQFYFLFTAFYGWYYWVKKKEAHDKPIENLSKRGWILAIAAVLVLSVLLGLFLDNFTNTDVPYEDGFCTALSFVAQMLLTRKILQNWILWIVVDICYIPLYIYKHLNLSAIFYAFLVAIAVKGYLDWRKTYREQAN from the coding sequence ATGTTACTCGATGCCTCCTCATTTTTTCAATTAATTGCAGATCAGTTTAAGCATACCACCTGGCCCGAATGGCTTGGGGTAATAACCGGTTTTATCTGCATTTATCTGGCAGCTAAAGAAAACATTTTAAGTTGGCCCATATCCATCATCAGCGTTGTTGCTTATGCATGGGTGTTTTTTGAGGCAAGGATGTACGGAGATATGGCCCTTCAGTTTTACTTTCTGTTTACTGCCTTTTATGGCTGGTACTACTGGGTCAAAAAAAAGGAAGCGCATGACAAACCCATCGAAAACCTAAGCAAACGTGGATGGATACTGGCCATTGCCGCGGTGTTGGTGTTATCTGTTCTGCTTGGCTTGTTCCTGGACAATTTTACCAATACCGACGTACCTTACGAAGATGGTTTTTGTACTGCATTGAGCTTTGTTGCCCAAATGCTGCTCACCAGAAAAATTTTGCAAAACTGGATCCTGTGGATTGTTGTCGACATATGTTACATTCCGTTGTATATTTATAAACATTTAAATCTTAGTGCCATATTTTATGCATTTCTGGTGGCCATTGCCGTCAAAGGATATTTAGACTGGAGGAAAACGTACCGTGAACAAGCCAATTAA
- a CDS encoding TonB-dependent receptor, which produces MRLIVLILITTVMQVSAETYAQKVTFSKKNASLQETIKAIEAQTGYNFLLSADLLKEAMPIQADLKNATLKEALSACFSNQPLHYVINNKTIVVSKKANLSSTIAMQNIVVNGKITDESGLPIPGASVRIKNASGGTSSDSGGNYKITVPNKEAILIFSSVGYVTLETKVADRKQINITLKLKTQSLDEAVVIGYGAVNKKDLTGAVGQVNLEDLSKAPVTTFTQALAGRIAGVHVSSSDGQPGAMQNIIIRGPGSLSQDPSPLYIVDGYPVEDFDASSLNTNEIETINVLKDASSAAIYGSRGSNGVIIIETKKGIIGKPKLSFNSSFGFQKIRKKIDVMDPYEFVKYQSEFNPGIANIRYFTNQRNVESYNGVQGINWQDRLFQTSPTQMYDMAIRGGNTDTRYSLSGSIFNQKGIIINTGAKRKQARMALDHNLSKNLKVGVTANYSSTENYGAQAATLAGAAATNSNSIFYPAFGYRPISGREDIDLTRDDLDDQTDPNNPNEVRVNPVKQAKNTYLVSGFKSLSANSFLSYNITPNLVLRVTGNTSTVDRDVENFFSSKTPRGLKIPQNQKGVQASVSNFNTEMWSNENTLTYNRIFKKAHKINGMLGFSSQKTKSKNYGLSVMNIPNENLGMSGLDEGIPVENISSSTTNTLASFFGRANYSFKSKYYLTATFRMDGSSKFPTVNKWGYFPSGAIAWNISEEAFMKKVKFISNAKLRTSYGVTGNNRVNDFGYLPRLAFPPVSAYSFNNNQPTKGAIIAEMGNDKLKWEEVHQTDIGLDLGLFKNRLELVVDVYRRTTKNMLLFAEKPYATGYTNVFENIGELQNDGLEISVNTRNIKTRNFSWESSFNISFNRNKILALTRNQNEMFKNNGFHFSYTESLYLSKVGMPAGMFYGYQWLGNYQYADFNETSPGVYVLKDDIADNGSGRANVKPGDIKYRDVNGDGTVNDMDKGLMGRSLPIHSGGFNNNFSYKNFDMNLFLQWNYGNTIYNANRLIFEGNGINVFDLNQFASYNDRWTPENQNNTYFRTSGAGPVGRNSTRVLEDGSYLRLKTVSLGYNFPKQIIKTLSLSSLRVNFSAQNLLTLTKYTGFDPEVAVRNSVLTPGLDYSAYPQTRSFVFGINATF; this is translated from the coding sequence CCAAACAGGATATAATTTTCTGTTAAGTGCAGATTTACTCAAAGAAGCTATGCCTATTCAGGCTGACTTAAAAAATGCCACATTAAAGGAAGCATTAAGTGCTTGCTTCAGCAACCAACCACTTCACTATGTGATCAACAACAAGACGATAGTGGTTAGTAAAAAGGCAAATTTATCCTCAACAATTGCCATGCAAAACATTGTTGTAAACGGAAAAATTACCGACGAAAGCGGGCTTCCCATTCCAGGAGCTTCTGTTCGTATAAAAAATGCTTCCGGAGGTACATCTTCCGATTCAGGAGGCAACTATAAAATCACCGTTCCAAACAAGGAGGCTATACTGATATTCAGTTCCGTTGGCTATGTAACTTTAGAAACCAAAGTGGCCGACAGAAAACAGATCAATATTACCCTAAAACTCAAGACCCAGTCGCTCGACGAAGCTGTAGTAATAGGTTACGGAGCTGTAAATAAGAAAGATTTGACCGGTGCCGTTGGACAAGTAAATCTTGAAGATCTCAGTAAAGCTCCGGTAACAACTTTTACCCAGGCCCTTGCCGGGCGTATTGCCGGTGTTCATGTTTCTTCAAGTGATGGCCAACCGGGTGCTATGCAAAATATCATCATCAGGGGGCCGGGTTCTTTGTCGCAAGATCCTTCTCCACTTTACATCGTGGATGGTTACCCGGTAGAAGACTTCGACGCCTCCAGCCTGAACACCAATGAAATTGAAACCATCAATGTACTTAAAGACGCATCGTCTGCCGCAATATACGGATCCAGGGGGTCGAATGGCGTCATCATTATTGAAACAAAGAAGGGAATCATCGGCAAACCAAAGCTCAGCTTCAACAGCAGTTTCGGCTTCCAGAAAATCAGAAAAAAAATTGATGTGATGGACCCATACGAATTTGTCAAATATCAGTCGGAGTTTAATCCCGGAATTGCAAACATCCGGTACTTTACCAACCAAAGAAACGTGGAATCTTATAATGGTGTGCAGGGAATAAACTGGCAGGACCGTCTTTTTCAGACCAGTCCAACACAAATGTACGATATGGCTATCAGAGGTGGAAATACAGACACCAGGTACTCGTTATCGGGATCCATTTTCAATCAAAAAGGGATTATCATCAATACCGGGGCCAAAAGAAAACAAGCAAGGATGGCTTTAGATCATAACCTCAGCAAAAATCTTAAGGTTGGGGTAACAGCGAACTATTCCTCCACCGAAAACTATGGTGCCCAGGCAGCTACTTTGGCCGGTGCCGCAGCAACCAATTCAAATTCTATATTTTATCCTGCATTCGGCTATCGGCCCATCTCCGGAAGAGAGGATATCGACTTAACCAGGGATGATCTTGACGATCAGACAGACCCAAATAACCCCAACGAAGTTAGGGTTAATCCCGTAAAACAAGCCAAAAACACTTACCTGGTTTCCGGCTTCAAATCCCTTAGCGCCAATTCTTTTTTAAGCTACAATATTACCCCCAATCTGGTATTACGGGTAACCGGAAACACCAGCACGGTTGACCGCGACGTTGAAAATTTCTTTAGCAGCAAAACCCCACGCGGATTAAAAATACCTCAAAATCAAAAAGGTGTACAAGCAAGTGTCTCCAATTTTAATACAGAGATGTGGTCAAATGAAAATACCTTAACATATAACAGGATATTTAAAAAAGCGCATAAAATCAATGGGATGCTGGGTTTCTCTTCACAAAAAACGAAATCAAAAAATTACGGATTAAGTGTAATGAACATTCCAAATGAAAACCTGGGCATGTCCGGACTAGATGAAGGAATTCCCGTAGAAAACATTTCCAGCAGTACGACCAATACGCTGGCCTCATTCTTTGGCCGTGCCAATTATAGCTTCAAATCCAAATATTATCTAACTGCAACTTTTCGTATGGACGGCTCTTCAAAATTCCCTACTGTAAACAAATGGGGTTACTTCCCTTCAGGCGCGATCGCCTGGAACATTAGCGAAGAGGCGTTCATGAAAAAAGTAAAGTTCATTTCAAACGCGAAACTGAGAACGAGCTACGGTGTTACGGGTAACAACAGGGTAAATGACTTTGGCTACCTGCCGCGACTTGCCTTCCCCCCGGTCAGTGCTTATTCTTTTAACAACAACCAGCCTACAAAAGGCGCCATTATTGCAGAAATGGGCAACGATAAACTCAAATGGGAAGAAGTACATCAAACGGATATAGGCCTTGATCTGGGGTTATTTAAAAACCGGCTCGAATTGGTTGTAGATGTATACAGACGTACGACTAAGAACATGCTGTTATTTGCCGAAAAGCCATATGCAACAGGCTATACGAACGTATTTGAAAACATTGGAGAACTGCAAAACGATGGACTGGAGATCAGCGTAAATACCCGGAACATTAAAACCAGAAATTTTTCATGGGAAAGTAGTTTTAACATCAGTTTCAACAGAAATAAAATCCTGGCCTTAACCCGAAATCAAAATGAAATGTTCAAAAACAATGGGTTCCATTTCTCCTATACCGAGTCATTGTACCTTTCTAAAGTAGGCATGCCTGCCGGTATGTTTTATGGTTACCAGTGGCTGGGCAATTATCAATATGCTGATTTTAATGAGACTTCTCCGGGTGTATATGTACTTAAAGATGATATTGCCGACAATGGCAGCGGAAGAGCAAATGTTAAGCCTGGAGATATAAAATACAGAGATGTAAACGGCGACGGGACAGTAAATGACATGGACAAAGGGCTTATGGGCAGGTCTCTTCCCATCCATTCGGGTGGTTTCAACAATAATTTTAGCTATAAGAACTTTGATATGAACCTGTTTTTACAATGGAACTATGGCAACACCATTTACAATGCCAACCGATTGATATTTGAAGGCAATGGCATCAATGTATTTGACCTGAACCAGTTTGCGTCCTACAACGACCGGTGGACACCTGAGAATCAAAACAATACTTATTTCAGAACTTCAGGCGCAGGCCCCGTAGGCCGCAATTCAACACGTGTGTTGGAAGACGGTTCGTATTTGAGGTTAAAAACTGTCTCTTTAGGCTATAATTTTCCAAAGCAGATCATCAAGACTTTGTCTTTGAGCAGCCTGAGGGTAAACTTTTCAGCCCAAAACCTGCTCACGCTAACCAAGTATACCGGGTTCGATCCTGAGGTAGCCGTAAGAAACTCTGTTTTGACGCCCGGACTCGACTATTCTGCCTATCCACAAACCAGGAGCTTCGTTTTTGGGATCAATGCCACATTTTAA
- a CDS encoding GDSL-type esterase/lipase family protein, whose amino-acid sequence MKTSFTILLATVCLFIGLGTHAQNKVTLNYYSQETLDALGTTKAQQKELTAIKTSTDTKIREARNNTTLSEEQKKAAYAEAYKTGGQQYSNLLTAEQKAKLSALHQKIAKQNAGLGIVQPVNTSYKNPYYDGRMNLFENLPAVQKGIVFLGNSITERGMWSELFPGKIIQNRGIGGDNTFGILARLDQIIKSKPEKVFLLIGVNDIARGIPVDTILSNYQKIVKGIINGSPATKIYIQSVLPMNDDLLKTERYKLKADTIKKYNSALSQLAKTYKSTYVNIHDIFLDTKGVLNKDYTDDGIHINPKAYALWADYLKKQKHL is encoded by the coding sequence ATGAAAACATCATTCACCATTCTATTAGCTACAGTCTGTTTATTTATCGGCCTCGGCACCCATGCTCAAAACAAGGTTACATTAAATTATTATTCGCAGGAAACACTGGATGCATTAGGTACTACCAAAGCACAGCAAAAAGAGCTGACAGCCATCAAAACCAGCACGGATACGAAAATAAGAGAAGCCAGAAATAACACAACCTTATCAGAAGAGCAAAAAAAAGCAGCCTATGCGGAGGCTTACAAAACCGGAGGTCAGCAGTATAGTAACCTGCTGACTGCCGAACAAAAAGCGAAACTTTCTGCATTGCATCAAAAAATAGCTAAACAAAATGCAGGTTTAGGAATTGTACAGCCCGTAAATACAAGCTATAAAAATCCTTATTATGATGGCAGAATGAACCTGTTTGAAAACCTGCCAGCTGTTCAGAAAGGAATTGTATTTCTGGGAAACAGCATTACCGAACGCGGGATGTGGAGCGAACTGTTCCCCGGAAAAATCATACAGAACCGGGGAATTGGTGGGGACAATACCTTTGGTATATTGGCACGGTTAGACCAGATCATTAAATCTAAGCCCGAAAAAGTGTTCCTGTTAATTGGCGTAAATGATATTGCCAGGGGGATACCGGTAGACACCATATTATCCAACTATCAGAAAATAGTTAAAGGGATCATTAATGGCAGTCCGGCAACAAAAATATACATCCAGAGTGTTTTGCCAATGAATGATGATTTATTAAAAACTGAGCGGTATAAGCTTAAAGCCGATACCATTAAAAAGTACAATTCGGCATTATCTCAACTGGCAAAAACTTACAAATCAACTTATGTAAACATACATGATATTTTTCTGGACACAAAAGGTGTGTTAAATAAAGATTATACCGATGATGGCATCCATATTAATCCTAAGGCCTACGCTTTATGGGCCGATTACCTGAAAAAACAAAAGCACCTGTAA
- a CDS encoding AAA family ATPase, which yields MNKPIKKIAIVGPESTGKSTITQQLARHYNTLWVPEYARYYCAALTAPCNLQDEINMFHGQVALEESILAIAQKDFIFCDTTFLTVKIWSDEVFAETPEIVLNALPEYHYDLYLLMDIDLPWQEDPLRDFPHKREHFMDVWHKELQALNANYVVIGGLEDRLQNAVSAVDHFLRPI from the coding sequence GTGAACAAGCCAATTAAAAAAATAGCCATAGTTGGCCCAGAGAGTACCGGAAAATCGACCATCACGCAACAGCTAGCCCGGCATTACAACACTTTGTGGGTACCCGAATATGCCCGGTATTACTGCGCAGCCTTAACAGCACCTTGCAATTTGCAGGACGAGATCAACATGTTTCACGGGCAGGTAGCGCTCGAAGAATCCATACTAGCCATTGCCCAGAAGGATTTTATTTTTTGCGATACTACTTTTCTTACAGTAAAAATATGGAGTGATGAAGTTTTTGCAGAGACCCCCGAAATTGTGCTAAATGCCCTCCCAGAGTATCATTACGACCTGTATTTGCTGATGGACATTGACCTGCCCTGGCAGGAAGACCCCTTGCGCGATTTTCCGCACAAGCGGGAACATTTTATGGACGTCTGGCATAAAGAGCTGCAGGCACTAAATGCAAACTATGTTGTAATTGGAGGGCTGGAAGACAGGCTCCAAAATGCCGTTTCAGCTGTAGACCATTTCCTGCGCCCGATTTAG
- the carB gene encoding carbamoyl-phosphate synthase large subunit, whose product MPKDTSIRSVLIIGSGPIIIGQACEFDYSGSQAALSLKEEGIEVSIINSNPATIMTDKVIGDHVYLWPLTVDSIEQILQERKIDAVLPTMGGQTALNLCIEASERGIWEKYGVRVIGVDVAAIEKTENREAFRQLMVDIGVGVAKSKIANSFLEGKEAAQEIGYPLVIRPSYTLGGFGGGFVHRKEEFDQALQRGLEASPTHEVLVEQAVLGWKEYELELLRDGNDNVIIICSIENFDPMGIHTGDSITVAPAMTLSDRCYQDMRNQAIKMMRAIGNFAGGCNVQFSVNPDNDEIIAIEINPRVSRSSALASKATGYPIAKIAAKLAIGYNLDELENQITKTTSAYFEPTLDYVIVKVPRWNFDKFKGANKELGLQMKSVGEVMAIGRTFIEAIQKACQSLEIGRSGLGADGKHNRNIDEIMHGLEHASWNRLFLIKDAMSMGVPLESIRKVTRIDKWFLSQIQDLVHLETELKRYSLNNIPKDFFFTLKQKGFSDVQISYLLGNVTEDEVYERRKSLGIRRVYKMVDTCAAEFAAQTPYYYSTFEEENESVPSDKKKVIVLGSGPNRIGQGIEFDYSCVHGLLAAEESGFEAIMINCNPETVSTDFNMADKLYFEPVFWEHVREIIELENPIGVIVQLGGQTALKMAEKLHENGIRIIGTSYNDMDVAEDRGRFSDLLKELDIPYPKYGVAENAEEAIVVANEVGYPVLVRPSYVLGGQGMSIVINDEDLEKAVVKLLGDLPGNRVLIDHFLDRAEETESDSICDGEDVHIIGLMEHIEPAGIHSGDSSAVLPPFSLSEKVMNDMETYSKKIAKALNVIGLLNIQFAVKDEKVYVIEANPRASRTVPFIAKAYDVPYINIAAKVMLGVNKLKDFTIERKLEGFAIKEPVFSFYKFPEITKELGPEMKSTGEAIRFIKDTEDPYFRKLVKDKSMYLSK is encoded by the coding sequence ATGCCTAAAGACACCTCCATACGCTCAGTATTAATTATCGGATCAGGACCTATCATCATTGGTCAAGCTTGCGAATTTGATTATTCGGGATCTCAAGCCGCCTTATCTTTAAAAGAAGAGGGAATTGAAGTTTCGATTATCAATTCCAATCCTGCAACAATCATGACCGATAAAGTGATTGGTGACCATGTTTATCTGTGGCCTTTAACGGTTGATTCTATCGAGCAGATTTTGCAAGAACGCAAAATTGATGCGGTATTGCCTACCATGGGTGGACAAACAGCACTGAACCTTTGTATCGAAGCATCTGAACGTGGGATTTGGGAGAAATATGGAGTTCGGGTAATTGGTGTGGATGTTGCTGCAATTGAGAAAACCGAAAACCGTGAAGCCTTCCGCCAGTTGATGGTTGACATAGGTGTGGGTGTGGCGAAATCAAAAATTGCCAACTCTTTCCTTGAAGGTAAAGAAGCTGCCCAGGAAATTGGTTATCCTTTGGTTATCCGCCCTTCTTATACACTGGGAGGCTTTGGTGGTGGTTTTGTACACAGGAAAGAGGAATTTGACCAGGCTTTGCAACGCGGACTTGAGGCTTCACCAACTCACGAAGTATTGGTAGAGCAAGCTGTATTGGGTTGGAAAGAATATGAATTGGAGCTGTTAAGGGATGGTAATGACAATGTGATCATCATCTGCTCTATTGAAAACTTTGATCCGATGGGTATTCATACAGGTGATTCCATCACTGTAGCACCTGCAATGACCTTATCTGATCGCTGTTATCAGGACATGCGTAACCAAGCGATCAAAATGATGCGAGCAATAGGAAACTTTGCGGGTGGCTGTAACGTACAGTTCTCCGTAAATCCGGATAACGACGAGATCATAGCTATCGAGATCAACCCTAGGGTGTCGCGTTCATCGGCACTGGCAAGTAAAGCCACAGGTTATCCAATTGCTAAAATAGCCGCTAAACTGGCCATCGGTTATAACCTGGATGAGCTGGAAAACCAAATTACAAAAACTACATCAGCATATTTTGAGCCTACATTGGACTATGTGATTGTAAAAGTCCCACGCTGGAACTTCGATAAATTTAAAGGCGCAAATAAAGAACTGGGCCTACAAATGAAATCGGTAGGTGAAGTAATGGCCATCGGACGTACCTTTATCGAGGCGATACAGAAAGCCTGTCAGAGTTTGGAAATTGGCCGATCAGGCTTAGGTGCTGATGGAAAACATAACCGTAACATCGACGAGATTATGCACGGCCTTGAGCATGCCAGCTGGAACCGTTTGTTCCTGATCAAAGATGCGATGAGCATGGGGGTGCCGCTTGAATCGATCCGTAAAGTAACCCGTATCGATAAATGGTTCCTGTCGCAGATTCAGGACCTTGTTCATCTGGAAACTGAACTGAAAAGATATTCACTAAATAATATTCCTAAAGACTTCTTCTTTACCTTAAAACAAAAAGGTTTTTCTGATGTACAGATCTCTTACCTGCTTGGAAATGTAACAGAGGATGAAGTATACGAACGCAGAAAATCGCTGGGCATAAGACGTGTTTACAAAATGGTAGATACCTGCGCTGCTGAGTTTGCCGCACAAACACCTTACTACTACTCAACTTTTGAGGAGGAAAATGAATCTGTTCCTTCTGATAAAAAGAAAGTGATTGTACTTGGTTCTGGTCCTAACCGCATCGGTCAGGGGATAGAATTTGACTACTCTTGTGTACATGGTTTATTGGCAGCCGAGGAAAGCGGTTTCGAAGCCATCATGATCAACTGTAACCCTGAGACCGTATCTACGGATTTCAATATGGCAGATAAGCTGTACTTTGAACCCGTATTCTGGGAGCATGTACGCGAAATTATCGAGTTGGAAAACCCAATTGGGGTAATTGTTCAGCTAGGTGGTCAGACTGCCCTGAAAATGGCCGAAAAGCTTCATGAAAATGGTATCAGAATTATTGGTACTTCCTACAACGATATGGATGTGGCCGAAGATAGGGGGCGTTTCTCGGACTTGCTAAAAGAACTGGACATTCCTTATCCTAAATATGGGGTTGCAGAAAATGCTGAAGAGGCAATTGTTGTAGCAAATGAGGTTGGTTATCCTGTACTGGTAAGACCAAGTTATGTACTGGGTGGACAAGGAATGAGCATCGTGATTAACGATGAAGACCTGGAGAAAGCAGTTGTGAAGTTGTTGGGCGACCTGCCTGGTAACCGCGTACTGATTGATCACTTCCTGGACAGGGCCGAAGAAACCGAGTCGGATTCAATTTGCGACGGTGAGGATGTGCATATCATAGGATTAATGGAGCACATTGAGCCGGCAGGTATCCACTCTGGCGACTCAAGTGCGGTATTGCCACCGTTTAGCTTATCTGAAAAGGTAATGAACGATATGGAGACTTACTCTAAAAAGATTGCCAAAGCACTAAATGTAATCGGTTTGTTAAACATACAGTTTGCGGTAAAAGACGAAAAAGTATATGTAATAGAAGCCAACCCAAGGGCTTCAAGAACTGTTCCTTTCATTGCCAAGGCTTACGATGTACCTTATATCAACATTGCCGCTAAAGTGATGCTGGGTGTGAATAAACTGAAAGACTTTACCATCGAACGTAAACTGGAAGGATTTGCGATTAAAGAGCCGGTATTCTCTTTCTATAAATTCCCGGAAATTACTAAAGAGTTAGGCCCGGAAATGAAGTCGACAGGTGAGGCCATCAGGTTCATCAAAGATACCGAAGATCCTTACTTCAGAAAGCTGGTTAAAGATAAATCAATGTATTTGTCTAAATAA